A single Phragmites australis chromosome 4, lpPhrAust1.1, whole genome shotgun sequence DNA region contains:
- the LOC133915789 gene encoding protein VAPYRIN-like, which yields MDRLVIPEPSSEVVVRVEPGRQARGELTLRNAMHTMPVAFRLQPAMRGRFAVRPHTGILAPLAAVTVEVVYLASAAPEGTSGGGGGSRGEDAFLLHSVVAPGATVKEPVTALDSVNPEWFSARRKHVFVDSGIRASFVGASVAARLVAAGAVEALREVLDHSEPEWRAADGADESGRTLLDLAVGLGRADIVQVLLEYGADADKPSRGRTPLETAAASGECLIVELLLANGATPAGSDALHVAAAAGHNDVLKLLLGKPASASPASSSSTSFSCSFTSIDAAGRDGKTPLRLAAEAGRRDAVKALLVAGARADARCSTDGATALHAAARRGDETMARLLLSHGAAGTAAVRDAAGKTAFEIAAEEGHAGRIMEFLGLSEAILAAARKGEVRAVRRAADGCGSVEGRDAHGWTPLMRAAFKGRADTVRDLIDRGADVDAADAEGYTALHCAAEAGRVDVVDLLIKNGANAKVTTVKGRTAAEAAAAAGETKVVRLFEKAGGMGRKDVGEKATTAVAKAGSLDKKRRGRKGSSGAIRFGGGKEGFKAGAGTVGWSH from the coding sequence ATGGATCGATTGGTGATACCGGAGCCATCGAGCGAGGTGGTGGTGCGGGTGGAGCCCGGGAGGCAGGCGAGGGGGGAGCTCACGCTGCGGAACGCGATGCACACCATGCCGGTGGCGTTCAGGCTGCAGCCGGCGATGAGGGGCCGCTTCGCCGTGCGCCCGCACACGGGAATCCTGGCGCCGCTCGCCGCGGTCACCGTGGAGGTGGTGTACCTGGCGTCAGCGGCGCCCGAGGGGACGagcgggggaggaggagggagccGCGGGGAGGATGCGTTCCTGCTGCACAGTGTGGTGGCACCCGGCGCGACGGTGAAGGAGCCCGTGACGGCGCTGGACTCGGTTAATCCGGAGTGGTTCTCGGCGAGGAGGAAACATGTGTTCGTGGACAGCGGCATCAGGGCGAGCTTCGTGGGTGCGTCCGTGGCCGCGCGACtggtcgccgccggcgcggTGGAGGCGCTCAGGGAGGTGCTCGATCACAGCGAGCCCGAGTGGCGTGCTGCGGATGGAGCAGACGAGTCCGGGCGAACTCTGCTCGACCTCGCCGTTGGCCTCGGCCGTGCCGACATCGTCCAGGTGCTCCTCGAGTACGGCGCGGACGCTGACAAGCCGAGCCGCGGACGGACGCCCCTCGAGACAGCCGCCGCATCCGGCGAGTgcctcatagtcgagctccTCCTCGCCAACGGCGCGACGCCCGCCGGCTCCGACGCGCTCCAcgtggccgccgccgcaggCCACAACGACGTCTTGAAGCTGCTTCTTGGCAAGCCTGCCTCTGCTTCTCCCGCCTCGTCCTCCTCCACGTCCTTCTCTTGTTCTTTTACGTCCATCGACGCGGCGGGGAGGGACGGCAAGACTCCTCTGCGactggcggcggaggcggggcgGCGGGATGCGGTGAAGGCGCTCCTCGTGGCGGGCGCGAGGGCCGACGCGAGGTGCAGCACAGACGGGGCCACCGCCCTCCACGCCGCGGCGAGGCGCGGGGACGAAACGATGGCCCGTCTCCTCCTGTCGCACGGCGCAGCCGGCACGGCCGCCGTGCGCGACGCGGCGGGGAAAACGGCCTTCGAGATAGCCGCCGAGGAGGGCCACGCTGGGCGGATCATGGAATTCCTGGGCCTCAGTGAGGCGATCCTGGCCGCCGCGCGCAAGGGCGAGGTGAGGGCTGTCCGGCGCGCGGCCGATGGGTGCGGGTCCGTCGAGGGGCGGGACGCGCACGGGTGGACGCCGCTCATGCGCGCCGCTTTCAAAGGAAGGGCCGACACGGTGCGCGACCTCATCGACCGCGGCGCGGACGTCGATGCGGCTGACGCCGAGGGCTACACGGCACTGCACTGCGCGGCTGAGGCGGGTCGCGTCGATGTGGTGGACCTCCTCATAAAGAACGGCGCGAACGCCAAGGTCACAACGGTGAAGGGACGAACTGCAGCCGAGGCTGCGGCTGCTGCGGGGGAGACTAAGGTGGTGCGGCTTTTCGAGAAGGCCGGTGGCATGGGAAGGAAGGATGTCGGTGAGAAGGCAACGACGGCGGTGGCGAAGGCAGGGAGCTTGGACAAGAAGCGGAGGGGGCGGAAGGGGAGCAGTGGCGCCATACGGTTTGGTGGCGGGAAGGAGGGGTTTAAAGCTGGCGCGGGTACCGTGGGGTGGTCACACTAG